GCCAGCAATTTAAGCGATTCGCGGCGATCCATAGGGCAACTTCTATCGGGTCAATAACAATGTTTCCGAGCTATAAGGCGCCTGCGTTGCGGAGTCCGACAATATGATCCGCCGTGCGCCATGCCAACGCCAGAATGGTCCATGTCGTGTTTTTGTGCGCCTGGGACACGAACGGTGCTCCATCCGTTACAAAGACGTTCCTTGCATCGTGCGCCTGGCACCATGCATTGAGCGGGGCCTTTGCCGGATCGTCTCCCATACGCACCGTGCCCACTTCATGGATGATCTGCCCCGGAGCCAGAATGCCGTACCCCTCTTCTCTGGACGGCATGGGCGTCAGCACTTCACCCCCCATCGCTTCCACAAGGCTGCGGCTCGCCTCCTGGGCATGTTTAATCTGCAGATACTCTTCGTCGCTCCAGCGCACATGGAAACGAAGCACGGGGATGCCGTACTTGTCCACCACATCAGGGTCGATTTCGCAATAGTTTTCGTACCGCGCGATCATCTCGCCCCGGGCAGAGAAACCCACTACGGACCCGTACAAATCCCGGTAATCCTGCTTGAGTTGCATTCCATAGCCGCCCCCGCCCCGGGGACGATCTTCGAACAGGTTATTGACTGTGTGAATGCCGCCCATGAAGCCATAGCCGGGCTGCTGGCGTCCTCCCCATATCTCGAGATGGTATCCGCGGGCAAAATCGCGCTGCTGGTCATACCCGAACCAGGGAATGTAGATGTGCGCCCCGCCGACGCCGTCTTCATTGTACGGCATACGCCCCACAAGCTGAGGAAAGATGCCTGCCACGCTGGCGCCCGTGGAATCCATGAGATACCGCCCTACGGCGCCGCTTGAATTGGCGAGGCCGGCCGGGTGCCGGGGCGATGTCGAATTCAGAAGCAACCGGGCCGTTTCGCATGCGCTGGCCGCCAGCACCACGGTGCGCGCACGGACGGTGTATTCCTGCATGTCGTTCCGGTTAACGTACGACACGCCGGTGGCCAGCCCCTCCTGATCCGTGGTGATCTCCCGCGCCATGGCATGGTCCACAATGGTCAACCGCCCTGTACCCAGAGCCGGAGACAACAACACCGTCGGCGAGGAAAAATTCGAACCCGTGGCGCAGCCGCGGCCGCATTGCGCACAGAAGTGACAAGCAGGTCGGCCATTGTGCGTTTTTGTCAGGATAGAAAGGCGGTTCGCCAGAACAGGGATACCCATCTTCGCCGCCCCCTGCATCACGAGCAGTTCGTGCAAACGCGGCGCCGGAGGCGGCAAAAAGTCGCCGTCGGGCTCGTTGTAAAAACCGTCCCGGTTGCCGAAAATCCCGACGAGCCGATCCACTTTGTCGTACCACGGCGCAATGTCTTCATACCCTATGGGCCAGTCGTCTCCAAGGCCATCGAGACTGTATCCGCGAAAATCATCCGGACCGAACCGCAATGAAATGCGCCCCCAGTGGTTCGTACGACCGCCCAACATGCGCGCCCGGAACCAATCCCATTCCGTGCCGGGTGCGTGAGTGTACGGCTCGCCTTCGATTTCCCAGCCGCCGATGCACCCGTCGAATTCCCCGAACGGCTTCTCTTTCGAACGGGCTCCGCGCCTCGGCGAAGCATAGTTCCAGGTAAACATGTCGCCGTCCGTGGCCGCGCTCCACATCGGGCCGGCCTCCAGCATCACCACATTAGCGCCCGCCTCGGCGAGCACGTACGCCGCCATGCCCCCTCCGGCGCCTGAACCGACCACAGCAACATCGTAGATATCGGGGTTAAGGATATGTTTCATACGAATCGTAAACAGACCCAACGCAAAAACAGATCGGGCGGCGACCATACCGCCCGTCCAATTAAGGAATTTCTGATTAAATCCGCAAAGTTCAGAGGCTGCTTAAGCAATGATTGAGTCCTGGAGCGCGCAACAAGACCATCCAACGCCGAACCGCAAAATCGCAACCGGGAAAAGGGACCTTGGGACGCGCATTCGAACAAAACATAGGGCCCGGGATATCCTGCAAACTCGCGGCCAACCGCACGTTTATGTTTTGAGAGAATGCGCGTCCCAAGGTTCTCGCCCATGCGGATTTAATCAGAGGTTCCTCGGCGTATAGTTAACGGCGTTGGCCGCCGGGATACAACACGTTTCCGGTCTTTCCCCGGGCAAATCCCTCAATCCCCTGAAATATCTCGCTAATGCAGGGCACAGGGGGATTGTGACACTCCGGTGTGTCCGTGGCGAACAGCCCGGTGCATCTGGGCTGAAAATTATAGCCGGCCTCAAGACTCGTTTCCGTTGCAGGGGTCCATTCCCTGCCTATCCCCTCTCCGGCCCCGAAAAAACCGTAACCGTTCTTCACGTTAGAAAACGTACCCGGCACCGCAAGCAGATTCGCATCGAACACCCCGCCGGGCGGCGACCAGGACGAATCCGCAAGCAGGCCCGAGAATTCCATCTTCCGGAGCCATACGTAGGGGGCGCTTTCTTCGGGATCGGTAATCAGGCAATTGATTTGATAGGCCGCCCGAACGATCTCAAAATCCCGCTCCATATCTATCGTGAAACGCCACCCCCCCGGGATGCGCTCGACTCGATCATCGTACGAAACAATCACCGGCAATTGCACAGCCGGGGCCACCGGCGTACCCTGCGGCCAGGCCTGGGGCGGCGGAACATTGATCGCATGGTACGTCACACGCAACCCGATGAGGTTCGGCACGTCGCCGTCGATAAAGACAGGAATGAGGACACTCGACTCGCCGGTTTCGAGGGTGAAATTTGCGGCGGGCGGCACGGTCACTTCAGCACTGGCCGTTTCCCCATCCGAGCGTACCACCTCGAGCAGATAGCGCACCTCATGCTCCGGGCGGAACGGAGCCATGAAGAAATGTCCGGTGATCAGGCTGTCGAAATGCACGCGCTGATACGTCCATTCGAGGCGCTCGCCCGTCGTGCGATTCGTGGAGAATACACGCGCATCGATCTTCCTATCCCGGTCGGGAATCAGTTGATCCGTAACTTCAAAGACCCGTACATACTGGGTGTCGGCGGCGACATCCAGAAAGCCCCAGACCGTGAAGGGGATTTCGGTCCCGATAATCGCATCCACACTCTCCTCGCAACCGGTAGTCGCCAGCAGCAAGCCCGGCAACACTACCATGGCGAAAA
The sequence above is drawn from the Bacteroidetes bacterium SB0662_bin_6 genome and encodes:
- a CDS encoding GMC family oxidoreductase is translated as MKHILNPDIYDVAVVGSGAGGGMAAYVLAEAGANVVMLEAGPMWSAATDGDMFTWNYASPRRGARSKEKPFGEFDGCIGGWEIEGEPYTHAPGTEWDWFRARMLGGRTNHWGRISLRFGPDDFRGYSLDGLGDDWPIGYEDIAPWYDKVDRLVGIFGNRDGFYNEPDGDFLPPPAPRLHELLVMQGAAKMGIPVLANRLSILTKTHNGRPACHFCAQCGRGCATGSNFSSPTVLLSPALGTGRLTIVDHAMAREITTDQEGLATGVSYVNRNDMQEYTVRARTVVLAASACETARLLLNSTSPRHPAGLANSSGAVGRYLMDSTGASVAGIFPQLVGRMPYNEDGVGGAHIYIPWFGYDQQRDFARGYHLEIWGGRQQPGYGFMGGIHTVNNLFEDRPRGGGGYGMQLKQDYRDLYGSVVGFSARGEMIARYENYCEIDPDVVDKYGIPVLRFHVRWSDEEYLQIKHAQEASRSLVEAMGGEVLTPMPSREEGYGILAPGQIIHEVGTVRMGDDPAKAPLNAWCQAHDARNVFVTDGAPFVSQAHKNTTWTILALAWRTADHIVGLRNAGAL
- a CDS encoding DUF4249 family protein is translated as MRNRVFIRLFAMVVLPGLLLATTGCEESVDAIIGTEIPFTVWGFLDVAADTQYVRVFEVTDQLIPDRDRKIDARVFSTNRTTGERLEWTYQRVHFDSLITGHFFMAPFRPEHEVRYLLEVVRSDGETASAEVTVPPAANFTLETGESSVLIPVFIDGDVPNLIGLRVTYHAINVPPPQAWPQGTPVAPAVQLPVIVSYDDRVERIPGGWRFTIDMERDFEIVRAAYQINCLITDPEESAPYVWLRKMEFSGLLADSSWSPPGGVFDANLLAVPGTFSNVKNGYGFFGAGEGIGREWTPATETSLEAGYNFQPRCTGLFATDTPECHNPPVPCISEIFQGIEGFARGKTGNVLYPGGQRR